A stretch of the Drosophila sulfurigaster albostrigata strain 15112-1811.04 chromosome 2L, ASM2355843v2, whole genome shotgun sequence genome encodes the following:
- the LOC133848888 gene encoding exportin-2 — translation MEVTDANLQLLAGYLQQTLSADPNVRRPSEKLLESTERQQNYPVLLLNLIDKGDMDMTIRVAGAIAFKNYVKRNWAAHEDSDEPDRIHESDRNTIKTLIVTLMLHSPTALQKQLSDAVSIIGRHDFPKKWPQLIDEMVEKFASGDFNVINGILQTAHSLFKRYRYEFKSQALWEEIKFVLDRMAKPLTDLLQATMQLRTMHEGNPEALKVIYSSLVLVNKVFFSLNSQDLPEFFEDNMSIWMGAFLQQLAVDVASLRTDDDEDAGVLEHLRSQVCENICLYARKYDEEFKPYMEQFVTAVWELLVKTSLHTKYDALVSNALQFLTVIAERQHYHGIFENPEILARICEKVVIPNLDIRPSDEELFEDSPDEYIRRDIEGSDIDTRRRAACDLVKTLSVNFEQKIFGIFGQYMEILLGKYKENPVANWRSKDTAIYLVTSWASRGGTQKHGITQSSELVPLPQFCAEHIVPELERPNINELPVLKAAAIKYVMVFRSLLGPQTLAGCLPQLIRHLPAESIVVHSYAACSLEKILTMRDASNALLFGPQVLAPHSNQLVSGLFATLSLSGSAENEYVMKAIMRSFHVLQAAAMPFMGVALPRLTEILTFVSKNPSRPLFNHYLFETLALSIKIVCQADASAVSSFEEALFPVFQGILQQDITEFMPYVFQMLSVLLEVREASGAIPEPYWALFPCLLAPPLWDRRGNVTPLIRLLSIFIKQGSAQIQALGKLNGILGIFQKMIASKANDHEGFYLLQNLLFYYNAAELQSSMRQIFGLLFQRLSLSKTAKYLNGIIVFFCFYVVRIGGSPLLQLIDEIQPGMFGMLLERVFITDMAKVSKDLERKMVAVGVSKLLTECPELLTGQYAAYWPRLLQALIEMFERPPEKLPYLDGDAAGPGGDAVAGAGVDAEPGYQAAFSQLNFAQPKQVDHLAEVNDARQYLASSLGNLSQRSPLANLLAPLTAESKQVLQKYCDQAGVRIA, via the exons atGGAAGTCACCGACGccaatttgcaattgcttgCCGGTTATTTGCAACAGACGCTCAGCGCGGATCCCAATGTCCGCAGGCCCT CGGAAAAGTTGCTGGAGTCAACGGAACGCCAGCAGAACTATCCAGTGCTCTTGCTCAATCTCATTGATAAGGGCGACATGGACATGACTATTCGCGTGGCGGGCGCCATTGCATTCAAGAACTATGTGAAACGCAATTGGGCCGCACACGAAGACAGCGATGAACCCGATCGCATACATGAAAGCGATCGCAACACGATTAAAACCCTAATTGTCACATTGATGTTGCATTCGCCTACCGCATTGCAGAAGCAGCTAAGCGATGCAGTGAGCATAATTGGTCGCCATGATTTCCCTAAGAAATGGCCACAATTGATCGATGAAATGGTGGAAAAATTCGCATCGGGTGATTTCAATGTGATCAATGGAATTTTGCAAACAGCGCATTCGCTTTTCAAACGCTACCGCTATGAATTTAAATCGCAAGCGCTCTGGGAGGAAATCAAATTTGTACTCGATCGCATGGCAAAGCCATTGACGGATCTGTTGCAGGCTACCATGCAGCTACGTACAATGCACGAGGGCAATCCAGAGGCCCTAAAAGTCATTTATAGCTCATTGGTGTTGGTGAACAAGGTGTTTTTCTCGCTCAACTCGCAAGATTTGCCTGAATTCTTTGAGGACAATATGAGCATCTGGATGGGAGCCTTCCTGCAGCAATTGGCTGTCGATGTGGCCAGTTTGCGCACCGATGACGACGAGGATGCCGGTGTGTTGGAGCATTTGCGCTCCCAGGTCTGCGAGAACATTTGTCTCTATGCCCGTAAATATGACGAGGAGTTTAAACCGTACATGGAGCAGTTTGTGACTGCAGTGTGGGAGCTACTGGTGAAGACCAGTCTGCACACAAAATATGATGCG CTCGTCTCGAATGCTTTACAATTCCTTACGGTTATTGCTGAGCGTCAGCATTATCATGGGATCTTTGAGAATCCCGAGATCTTGGCTCGAATTTGTGAAAAGGTTGTCATACCAAATCTGGACATTAGACCCTCCGACGAAGAGCTCTTCGAGGATAGTCCTGATGAGTACATTCGCCGTGATATCGAGGGCTCTGACATTGATACACGTCGTCGTGCTGCCTGTGATTTGGTCAAAACATTGTCCGTGAACTTTGAGCAAAAAATCTTTGGCATTTTCGGGcaatatatggaaattttgCTGGGCAAATACAAAGAAAATCCCGTGGCCAATTGGCGGTCCAAGGATACAGCTATTTATTTGGTCACATCGTGGGCTTCACGTGGCGGCACACAAAAGCATGGTATCACCCAAAGCTCAGAGCTGGTGCCGCTGCCGCAATTCTGTGCCGAGCACATTGTGCCCGAGTTGGAGAGACCCAACA TTAACGAGCTTCCCGTGCTgaaggcagcagcaatcaAATACGTGATGGTCTTCCGCAGTCTGCTTGGGCCACAAACTTTGGCTGGCTGCTTGCCACAGTTGATACGCCATCTGCCCGCCGAAAGCATTGTGGTGCACAGCTATGCGGCCTGCTCGCTGGAGAAGATTCTAACCATGCGAGATGCGAGCAACGCGCTCTTGTTTGGACCACAAGTTCTAGCACCTCACTCGAATCAATTGGTCAGCGGATTGTTTGCCACGCTCTCTTTGAGTGGATCTGCTGAGAACGAATATGTGATGAAGG CCATCATGCGTAGCTTCCATGTGCTGCAGGCGGCTGCCATGCCTTTCATGGGAGTGGCGTTGCCACGGCTCACCGAGATTTTAACGTTTGTGTCCAAGAATCCGTCGCGACCGCTTTTTAATCACTACCTCTTCGAGACGCTGGCGTTGTCTATTAA AATTGTCTGCCAAGCAGATGCTTCAGCGGTCAGCTCGTTTGAGGAGGCACTTTTCCCCGTTTTCCAGGGCATTTTGCAACAGGACATTACCGAATTTATGCCCTATGTATTCCAAATGTTGTCAGTGCTCCTCGAAGTGCGCGAAGCCAGCGGTGCCATACCAGAGCCTTATTGGGCGCTATTTCCCTGTCTACTGGCGCCGCCACTTTGGGATCGCAGGGGCAATGTGACGCCCTTGATTCGTCTGCTGTCGATATTCATCAAACAGGGCTCCGCACAAATACAAGCGCTGGGCAAACTA AATGGCATTTTGGGAATCTTCCAGAAGATGATTGCATCGAAAGCCAACGATCATGAGGGCTTCTATTTGCTGCAGAATCTGCTGTTCTATTACAATGCCGCCGAGCTACAGTCGAGCATGCGTCAAATCTTTGGACTACTCTTCCAGCGATTGTCGCTTTCAAagactgcaaaatatttgaacgGTATCATTGTGTTCTTCTGCTTCTATGTGGTCAGGATTGGCGGAAGCCCGTTGCTGCAGCTAATCGATGAGATACAGCCGGGCATGTTTGGCATGCTGTTGGAGCGTGTATTCATCACGGACATGGCTAAAGTTAGCAAAGACTTGGAACGCAAAATGGTCGCTGTGGGTGTCAGCAAATTGCTCACCGAATGTCCCGAATTATTGACGGGTCAATATGCCGCCTATTGGCCACGTTTGCTGCAGGCCTTAATCGAGATGTTTGAACGCCCTCCCGAGAAGCTACCCTATTTGGATGGCGATGCTGCAGGCCCAGGAGGCGACGCAGTTGCGGGCGCTGGTGTGGATGCTGAACCCGGTTATCAGGCAGCTTTCTCACAGCTCAATTTTGCACAACCCAAACAGGTGGATCATCTGGCCGAAGTGAATGATGCACGGCAATATTTGGCCAGCTCTTTGGGCAATCTATCGCAGCGGTCGCCTTTGGCCAATTTGCTGGCGCCGCTCACCGCGGAAAGCAAGCaagttttacaaaaatattgcgaTCAAGCTGGCGTTCGCATTGCTTAA
- the LOC133848936 gene encoding trans-1,2-dihydrobenzene-1,2-diol dehydrogenase yields MMRKLIQAVGRRVHQLGGRNSQSLGASKGRGNLLLQQRVGKLFEPLQPKTLRWGIAPVTLMAEDFVNALSVLPAREHRITACVDAYRSQSLEFGDRHRVPNVFTSFEQLASCPDVDAVYISPSNGMHCELCHLMLNHDKHVLCEQPLAMTEQQVMGLMEKAQARGLFLMEGIWSRCTPAYRMLRDHLKRDQLGRVYHVDCSLGWPISKELVDNTGYAGVTRDLAPYALQLALWVYRAVPQSIRVRGKLNRQGVDVANTIDVYFNDNRTARLTLSTQDTLSNEVQIFGEKGNARLNNLWCPDLLVLQNVDYSFTLPQSKEPTTYHNRIGLCYEAQEVRNCILAGRTQSCLFSHNESRLLSNLTNQVHDMLGEQWEKVLALRDQQKQQQNVQQQKLKEQNEQQQIEQQQEKQKQLLHQEMQQQQVQNN; encoded by the exons ATGATGCGCAAATTAATCCAGGCAGTTGGACGGCGAGTACATCAACTAGGCGGTCGCAATTCGCAGA GTTTAGGGGCTTCAAAGGGGCGTGGCAACCTGCTGCTCCAGCAGCGCGTCGGCAAACTCTTTGAACCGCTCCAGCCAAAGACTCTGCGCTGGGGCATTGCGCCAGTCACTTTGATGGCCGAGGATTTTGTGAACGCCTTGAGTGTCCTGCCAGCACGTGAGCACAGGATCACGGCCTGCGTGGACGCATATCGATCGCAGAGCCTGGAATTTGGCGATCGCCATCGGGTGCCGAATGTCTTCACCAGCTTCGAGCAACTTGCCAGCTGTCCAGATGTGG ATGCTGTCTACATATCGCCATCGAATGGCATGCACTGCGAGCTCTGCCACCTGATGCTCAACCATGACAAGCACGTGCTCTGCGAGCAACCCTTGGCCATGACTGAGCAGCAGGTGATGGGGTTGATGGAGAAGGCGCAGGCACGTGGTCTCTTCCTTATGGAGGGCATCTGGTCGCGTTGCACGCCCGCCTATCGCATGTTGCGCGATCACCTGAAGCGTGATCAGCTGGGTAGAGTCTATCATGTGGATTGCAGCTTGGGCTGGCCTATATCCAAGGAACTGGTGGACAATACGGGCTATGCGGGCGTCACCAGAGACTTGGCTCCATATGCTTTGCAGTTGGCGCTTTGGGTTTATCGCGCGGTGCCGCAGTCGATTCGGGTGAGGGGAAAACTCAATCGACAGGGCGTCGATGTGGCCAACACCATTGATGTGTACTTTAACGACAATCGAACGGCGCGTTTGACACTCAGCACACAGGACACATTGAGCAACGAGGTTCAAATATTTGGCGAGAAGGGCAATGCCAGA TTGAATAATCTTTGGTGTCCTGATCTCTTGGTGTTGCAAAATGTGGACTATTCGTTTACTCTACCGCAGTCAAAAGAGCCAACCACTTACCACAATCGCATTGGACTCTGCTACGAGGCGCAGGAAGTGCGCAATTGCATCCTGGCGGGACGTACTCAAAGCTGCCTCTTTAGCCACAATGAGAGTCGCTTGCTGTCCAACCTAACAAATCAAGTACATGATATGCTGGGAGAGCAATGGGAAAAAGTGTTGGCGCTGAGagatcaacaaaaacaacaacagaatgtgcaacaacagaaactgaaaGAACAAaatgaacagcagcaaatagagcaacaacaagaaaagcaaaagcaattgctTCACCAagaaatgcagcaacaacaagttcaGAACAATTGA
- the LOC133848877 gene encoding mucin-2 produces MISERHKTNNLATILCCMLLWHVHHCCALPDDVFEVLPQTMTATATASVKTANRQDEVNVLAIVTPNVTATATAAAATRLDPNNNNEWRPLGHGDPLQKDPTYDYSPPALERVRYWAENNASSQETRQQLPGDMLRNKTKSEILLLGVANERDRLRTGQVKQSGAAMYSSKALHPSQSLHYTSYPSSQSSYYSSYPSHQPYSSSHPSSHPSSHPSPHPSSHPSPHPSSHPYAAQQSKYTGIRRSYYAPQPLQQPQHMPHTHLMPPPMMMKAQGLGMIQGPAQGLGMVQSQAQGLGMVQSQTQGHGMVMNQAHGPNHVEYRHSVMNSPSSNSYMSVNMGSSYSAPFLASSPSTSGKPHYSSPSSSSSMATSSWYSSSPQHPNYNDAHLQETMQHYSFSRPQSGSSSPNAIHSAPRKPWLHELLQKELVKPTIKQRMKPTMPATKYLMGTTKPQHMQLPSSTYAPLTYAPITFVPGPPTIETPTTSSPPAELYITPHTTMLPAVTAGFRPITLSTTSSTTMRPVTTSTTQSSSRLMIPQTSNLAKRPTVAPAPELTTDAIFSHYKQPPKPLLGPMYLIIEGHSKVKTYGQNELDPHSPKIVPIISKREPVVRIADPNEQRGTVETYQVKHLHTKTLPFTTTTSTTKPKTNAKATETNEKTPKVATTLEKTATLPLLTPKTAAIKPTPKSVATTTTTTTAKPTQATSSRPSISLRSQPTPNPSPLTNLLTSPSPLPSVIPPLNPSFSPRPTLTPSAKPTPRPNLLQLDSPTTNTPPSGVHDLLSLLDNMFADAHEIAASSEAPATTRLKPVVTKPIPQQPEPRIGSHAGSIESELQEEVKEEPEVKNGSEIATSTEPEQPPRATRQVFDYDQLPESRIKLQAAGEDELEYDEDNDDEEDEVEEAGAEADAEGELLADGELDVSEDETSDGEHNLLKRIDKFVDDVDDGDDDLEDLIEGLSPDDDDDNEDDDDDNEEDQLAAERQQQQQQHKR; encoded by the exons ATGATTAGCGAACGGCACAAAACCAACAATTTGGCCACAATATTGTGTTGCATGCTGCTGTGGCATGTGCACCATTGTTGCGCCTTGCCTGATGATGTGTTCGAGGTCTTGCCACAAACTatgacggcgacggcgacagcgagcGTGAAGACTGCCAATCGTCAGGATGAAGTGAATGTCTTGGCCATTGTGACGCCCAatgtaacagcaacagcaacagcagcag CTGCCACTCGCTTGgaccccaacaacaacaacgagtggCGTCCACTCGGACATGGCGATCCACTGCAAAAGGATCCCACCTATGACTACAGTCCGCCGGCGCTGGAACGCGTTCGTTACTGGGCCGAGAACAATGCGAGTAGTCAGGAGACGAGACAGCAGCTGCCGGGAGATATGTTGAGAAACAAGACCAAAAGCGAAATACTGCTGCTGGGCGTGGCCAATGAGCGAGATCGATTGCGAACCGGACAAGTGAAGCAATCGGGAGCAGCTATGTATTCCTCAAAGGCTTTACATCCCTCGCAATCTTTGCATTACACTTCTTATCCCTCGTCACAGTCTTCATACTACTCATCTTATCCCTCGCATCAGCCTTATTCCTCTTCCCATCCCTCGTCTCATCCTTCATCCCATCCCTCGCCTCATCCTTCGTCCCATCCCTCGCCTCATCCTTCGTCCCATCCCTATGCTGCTCAGCAGTCTAAGTACACGGGTATCCGACGCAGCTACTACGCTCCACAACCactgcagcagccacagcacaTGCCACACACGCATCTCATGCCGCCGCCCATGATGATGAAGGCCCAGGGACTAGGCATGATCCAGGGCCCCGCTCAGGGATTAGGAATGGTTCAGAGTCAGGCTCAAGGACTTGGCATGGTCCAAAGTCAGACGCAGGGTCACGGCATGGTCATGAACCAGGCTCATGGGCCAAACCACGTGGAGTATCGTCATAGCGTGATGAACTCGCCTAGCAGCAACTCTTACATGAGCGTCAACATGGGCAGCAGCTACAGCGCTCCGTTCTTGGCTTCCTCCCCATCCACGTCAGGCAAACCCCACTACAGCagtccctcctcctcctcttccatGGCGACCTCCAGCTGGTACTCTTCCTCTCCCCAACACCCGAACTACAACGATGCTCATCTGCAGGAGACCATGCAACACTACAGTTTCTCCCGACCACAAAGCGGCAGCAGCTCGCCCAATGCCATACATTCAGCACCACGCAAGCCCTGGCTGCACGAGCTGCTGCAAAAGGAGCTGGTGAAGCCCACGATAAAGCAGCGCATGAAGCCAACTATGCCCGCCACCAAGTACTTGATGGGCACTACAAAACCACAGCATATGCAGCTGCCTAGTTCAACCTACGCTCCATTGACTTATGCACCAATCACCTTTGTGCCGGGTCCGCCGACCATAGAAACACCTACAACGAGCAGCCCTCCAGCAGAGCTATATATCACACCACACACCACAATGCTACCAGCTGTCACCGCTGGCTTTAGACCCATAACGTTGAGCACAACATCAAGCACTACAATGCGACCGGTGACGACGTCGACAACACAATCGAGCTCCCGTTTGATGATACCGCAAACAAGCAATCTGGCAAAACGACCTACAGTGGCCCCGGCACCGGAATTAACCACAGACGCGATCTTTTCGCATTACAAACAGCCGCCAAAACCACTGCTGGGTCCCATGTATCTCATCATTGAGGGTCACTCTAAGGTGAAGACCTATGGCCAAAACGAACTGGATCCCCACAGTCCCAAGATAGTGCCGATTATCTCAAAGCGAGAGCCGGTGGTGCGCATTGCGGATCCCAATGAACAGCGCGGCACTGTGGAGACCTATCAGGTCAAGCATTTGCATACCAAAACCCTGCCGTTCACTACAACTACGTCGACGACGAAGCCTAAGACAAATGCAAAAGCGACTGAAACAAATGAGAAGACGCCCAAGGTTGCGACGACTCTAGAGAAGACCGCAACGCTACCGCTGCTGACACCTAAGACCGCGGCAATCAAGCCGACCCCAAAGTCAgtagcaacgacaacgacaacaacgacggcAAAGCCAACTCAAGCTACCAGTTCCCGTCCCAGCATAAGTCTTCGTTCGCAACCTACGCCAAATCCTAGTCCCCTGACAAATCTTCTGACCAGCCCAAGTCCTCTACCTAGTGTAATTCCCCCGTTAAATCCTTCTTTCAGTCCCCGTCCCACCCTAACTCCTTCTGCCAAGCCAACTCCTCGGCCAAATCTGCTTCAGCTGGATTCACCGACCACAAATACGCCGCCCAGTGGCGTGCATGATCTGCTCAGTCTGCTAGATAACATGTTTGCCGATGCCCACGAGATTGCAGCTAGCAGCGAGGCGCCAGCAACGACGCGACTTAAACCGGTGGTGACAAAACCGATACCACAGCAGCCGGAACCGCGCATTGGCAGCCATGCAGGCAGCATAGAGAGTGAGCTGCAAGAGGAGGTGAAAGAGGAGCCTGAGGTCAAGAATGGTTCAGAGATCGCGACGAGCACGGAACCTGAACAACCGCCGCGTGCCACTCGCCAGGTCTTTGACTATGATCAATTGCCCGAGTCTCGCATTAAACTACAGGCAGCAGGGGAAGACGAACTGGAATACGACGAAgacaatgatgatgaagaagatgAGGTTGAGGAGGCTGGCGCAGAGGCTGACGCAGAGGGAGAGCTGCTAGCGGATGGCGAACTGGATGTGAGTGAAGATGAAACGTCAGATGGCGAACATAATTTACTCAAACGCATCGATAAATTTGTCGATGATGTCGATGATGGAGACGATGACTTGGAAGATTTGATTGAGGGCCTATCGcccgacgatgatgacgacaacgaagacgacgacgacgacaacgaagaAGATCAACTGGCAGCGGaaagacaacagcagcaacagcaacataagCGTTAA
- the LOC133848958 gene encoding nuclear protein 1-like: MSEAHFDEYEHYNFDHGKHIFSSHSGKQRSKKEATEHTNHFDPSGHSRKLLTKLMNTNNNKKTVKN; the protein is encoded by the coding sequence atgTCTGAGGCACACTTTGACGAGTACGAGCACTACAACTTTGACCATGGCAAGCACATCTTTTCAAGCCACAGCGGCAAGCAGCGCTCGAAGAAGGAGGCCACCGAGCACACCAATCACTTCGACCCCTCTGGCCACTCTAGAAAACTATTGACCAAGCTCAtgaacaccaacaacaacaagaagactGTGAAAAACTGA
- the LOC133848898 gene encoding mitochondrial import receptor subunit TOM70 yields the protein MATFLNLSSVKLNKWQVALLLGTPLAIGLGMYVLRKSGNKDDTNATTKGGKQPATSTTKSKKGKIENKTLSIDGTAPDTELERKKKSAELGEQLSPLKEANNYKTEGNNCYRNGKYDEAISFYDKAIDKCPTEHRTDMAIFYQNRAASYEMLKKWNKVKEDCSLSLEYNPRYAKAYYRRARAHEATKDMSECLDDVTATCILEMFQNNNTIVFADRVLKETGRLDAEKGMREHVPVVPSAAFVNTYMRSFIADPLQLMELPASTTDVPLRGFVRARKAFEAQQYDDIIAACTEEIESSESDAQYKVEALLMRGTFHLLGGSFADSKHDFDAILANADADPTLRVYAYIKRAALFIQTDERDKGLADFLEAQKLRPDNADVYHQRAQILLLLEQIDEALVEFDTAVRLAPNHAIAYVQKCYAEYRLALLTNDQNRLGRVIRDFELAIEKFPDCVECYSLMAQVLADQQQFPQAQQFYEKAMKLAPTNPSLLVHQAIMMLQWRGDIDTAVALLNRAIEVDPKCELAYETLGTVEVQRAQLQRAVDLFEKALLYAKSQAELVHVYSLRNAALAQINVTRKMGIDMNTISAMAQSGFLAQPGM from the exons ATGGCAACGTTCCTTAATTTGAGTTCGGTAAAGCTTAACAAATGGCAAGTGGCGCTGCTCCTGGGCACTCCGCTGGCCATTGGCCTGGGGATGTATGTGCTACGTAAGAGCGGCAACAAAGACGATACAAACGCGACCACAAAAGGCGGCAAACAACCGGCAACGTCGACGACAAAGTCGAAGAAGGGTAAAATTGAGAATAAAACTTTATCCATTGATGGCACTGCTCCGGATACGGAACTGGAGCGCAAGAAGAAGTCTGCTGAACTGGGCGAACAGTTGTCGCCGCTGAAGGAGGCCAACAACTATAAGACGGAGGGCAACAATTGCTATCGCAATGGCAAATACGATGAGGCCATCAGTTTCTACGACAAGGCCATCGATAAGTGCCCCACAGAGCATCGCACGGACATGGCCATCTTCTATCAGAATCGTGCTGCCTCTTATGAGATGCTCAAGAAGTGGAATAAAGTAAAGGAGGATTGTTCGCTTTCGCTGGAGTATAATCCACGCTATGCCAAGGCGTATTATAGAAGAGCACGTGCCCATGAGGCAACCAAGGATATGAGCGAGTGTCTGGATGATGTGACGGCCACCTGCATTCTGGAAATGTTTCAGAACAACAATACGATTGTGTTTGCGGATCGTGTGCTAAAGGAGACAGGTCGCCTCGATGCGGAGAAGGGCATGCGTGAGCATGTTCCTGTGGTGCCATCGGCTGCCTTTGTCAACACTTATATGCGCTCGTTCATTGCCGATCCGCTGCAGCTGATGGAGTTGCCAGCTTCGACAACTGATGTCCCATTGCGTGGCTTTGTGCGCGCTCGCAAGGCGTTCGAGGCGCAGCAGTATGATGACATTATTGCCGCTTGCACTGAGGAAATTGAATCATCCGAGTCGGATGCACAGTACAAAGTGGAGGCGCTCCTCATGCGTGGCACATTCCATCTGCTGGGTGGCAGCTTTGCGGACAGCAAACATGACTTTGATGCCATACTAGCCAATG CTGATGCCGATCCTACGCTGCGTGTTTATGCGTACATTAAGCGTGCCGCACTCTTCATACAGACGGATGAACGAGACAAGGGTTTGGCCGACTTCCTCGAGGCTCAGAAGCTGCGCCCCGACAATGCAGATGTCTATCACCAGCGTGCCCAaatcttgctgctgctggaacAGATCGATGAGGCGTTGGTGGAGTTCGATACTGCTGTTCGATTGGCACCCAATCATGCTATTGCCTATGTACAGAAATGCTACGCGGAGTATCGTCTGGCGTTGTTGACCAACGATCAGAATCGTTTGGGACGCGTGATACGCGACTTTGAGCTGGCCATCGAGAAGTTCCCTGATTGCGTTGAATGCTACAGCCTGATGGCCCAAGTGCTGGCGGATCAGCAGCAATTCCCACAGGCGCAACAGTTCTACGAGAAGGCCATGAAACTGGCGCCCACAAATCCATCGTTGCTGGTGCATCAGGCCATCATGATGCTGCAATGGCGTGGCGATATCGACACGGCTGTCGCGTTGCTGAATCGTGCCATTGAGGTGGATCCCAAGTGTGAGCTGGCCTACGAGACACTGGGCACCGTGGAGGTGCAGCGAGCGCAACTGCAGCGTGCTGTCGATCTGTTTGAGAAGGCGCTGCTTTATGCCAAGAGTCAGGCGGAGCTGGTGCATGTCTATTCCTTGCGTAATGCGGCGCTGGCTCAAATCAATGTGACGCGCAAGATGGGCATCGATATGAATACCATTTCCGCCATGGCGCAGTCCGGTTTCCTTGCCCAGCCGGgcatgtaa
- the LOC133848913 gene encoding sialin — protein MFDFQQKLRKFFDYLQVKQRLVLCYFSLLAIINAYTIRYCLDFSLNRIVRELAKTKSIKTPLIAKPTTRRENRNTARTTARPRPKPRQRAGRDQLKLNPQHLQQTQFHAPVITTSNCSDVWTKEVQILVSASFYAGYMLTHIPGGRLAERYGGKWILGASILLSAILTLLTPTIVRHGGPGALMALRLLIGFCEGPTFPAVSALLAQWVPESERGLLCSCVLSGGEIGVIFVHLVNGLSLGEEDWAMAFYVVGGGAMLWFVGFVLVCYSKPDASPFIQSSEREYIKSQVSDTLITEAETEATDTNEAPWSNMLLNAPIWALIAANMQHDWNQQEMAQELQQLLHQLQSKSSTLWTELESSLRVTAPHLWSWLASLTSGQLSDYLIANGILNRTQTRCLMSWLVFVSSSMYLVYDKQQSARMWSVLAFGAYYAGIKLLPLDMSPNFAGTLMGISNGLGSLPGLLLPLLQQLESEYEIVGSIRAAFWLICAGYISGDVQSYNQRQRRSNQPIVH, from the exons atgtttgattttCAGCAGAAACTGAGAAAATTCTTTGACT ATCTGCAGGTAAAACAGCGATTGGTGCTCTGCTATTTTAGTTTGTTGGCCATCATAAATGCGTATACAATACGCTATTGCTTGGACTTTTCACTGAATCGCATAGTAAGGGAGTTGGCGAAGACGAAGTCTATCAAAACTCCTTTAATTGCGAAACCCACAACGAGAAGAGAGAACCGAAATACAGCGCGAACTACTGCAAGACCGCGACCTAAACCTCGACAAAGAGCTGGCAGAGATCAGCTTAAATTAAATCCACAGCATTTGCAGCAAACACAATTCCATGCACCCGTCATTACCACCTCCAACTGCTCCGATGTGTGGACGAAAGAAGTGCAGATTCTGGTCTCCGCCTCCTTCTATGCGGGCTACATGCTCACACACATTCCAGGCGGACGTCTGGCAGAGCGTTACGGTGGCAAGTGGATACTGGGTGCTTCGATATTACTTTCGGCAATTCTAACGCTGCTCACCCCAACCATAGTGCGTCATGGAGGTCCTGGCGCCTTAATGGCTCTGCGATTGTTAATAGGATTCTGCGAGGGTCCCACATTTCCAGCGGTCAGCGCTTTGCTGGCCCAATGGGTTCCCGAAAGCGAACGAGGATTGCTCTGCAGCTGCGTGTTGAGTGGCGGCGAAATTGGCGTCATATTTGTTCACTTGGTTAACGGATTGTCTCTGGGTGAGGAGGATTGGGCGATGGCATTCTATGTGGTCGGTGGCGGTGCAATGCTGTGGTTTGTGGGCTTC GTTCTCGTCTGCTACAGCAAACCGGATGCCTCGCCATTTATACAGAGCTCGGAGCGTGAGTACATCAAGAGCCAGGTGAGCGACACTTTGATCACAGAAGCAGAGACAGAAGCCACTGACACTAATGAAGCGCCTTGGAGCAACATGCTGCTGAATGCGCCCATATGGGCGCTGATTGCAGCTAATATGCAGCACGACTGGAATCAGCAGGAGATGGCACAagagctgcaacagctgctgcaccAATTGCAGTCCAAGAGCAGCACGCTGTGGACCGAGCTGGAGTCCAGTTTACGGGTAACTGCACCGCATCTATGGAGCTGGCTGGCCTCGCTCACCTCGGGCCAGCTCAGCGATTATCTGATTGCGAATGGCATTTTGAATCGCACACAGACACGTTGCCTCATGTCCTGGCTGGTCTTTGTGAGCAGCTCCATGTATCTAGTCTACGACAAGCAGCAAAGTGCGCGAATGTGGAGTGTTCTGGCTTTTGGCGCCTACTATGCGGGCATCAAGCTGCTGCCCCTGGACATGAGTCCCAATTTCGCCGGCACACTGATGGGCATCTCCAACGGCCTTGGTTCACTGCCGGgtctgttgttgccactgctgcaaCAACTGGAGTCGGAGTACGAGATTGTGGGCAGCATTCGTGCTGCATTTTGGTTGATCTGCGCTGGATACATTTCCGGCGATGTGCAGTCGTATAatcagcgacagcgacgtagCAACCAGCCAATTGTTCATTAA